In a single window of the Littorina saxatilis isolate snail1 linkage group LG3, US_GU_Lsax_2.0, whole genome shotgun sequence genome:
- the LOC138962528 gene encoding T-complex protein 1 subunit theta-like, whose amino-acid sequence MAMHVPRAPGFAQMLKDGARHYSGLEEAVYKNIDACRELAHTTRSAYGPHGQNKMVINHLEKLFVTNDAATILRELEVQHPAAKMLVLAAQQQEQECGDGTNFVLVFAGALLENAEELLRMGLSVTEVIEGYEMALKQAHDILPKLVIGQVKSLQNKEEVCTAIRSAVMSKQYGNEDFLANIITNACVSVLPAKTNFSVDNVRVIKILGSGLLQSEVIQGMMFKRQVEGDITKVEKAKIIVFTCPLDSMQTETKGTVLIKNAEELMSFTKGEEDMMEQQIKGITDAGVKVIVTGGKVGDLAQHYCNKYKIMVIRLLSKWDVRRLCKSIGATPLPKITTPRTEECGHCDLVYVDEIGETPVVIFKQAKEESPIATVVVRGSTDNIMDDIERALDDGVNTFKALTKDDRLVAGAGATEIELAKQITSYGESLPGLEQYAVKKFAESLEMLPRALAENSGMKATEVLSKLYAAHQEGKKTFGVDIENTGAVIDAKEAKIVDLYISKYWALKFASSAACTVLRVDQIIMAKPAGGPKAKQNKDWDED is encoded by the exons ATGGCGATGCATGTACCACGCGCACCGGGCTTTGCCCAAATGCTGAAAGATGGAGCCAGG CACTACAGTGGTCTGGAGGAAGCAGTGTATAAAAACATTGATGCCTGCAGGGAGCTTGCCCACACTACTCGCTCTGCCTATGGACCTCATG GTCAGAACAAGATGGTTATCAACCACTTGGAAAAGCTGTTCGTCACCAATGACGCAGCCACCATCCTGCGAGAACTGGAGGTGCAGCATCCAGCGGCCAAGATGCTGGTCCTTGCTGCACAGCAGCAGGAACAAGAGTGTGGTGATGGCACCAACTTTGTCCTTGTCTTTGCTGGCGCTCTGCTAGAAAATGCAGAAGAGCTACTGAGAATG GGTCTGTCGGTGACGGAGGTGATTGAGGGGTATGAAATGGCCCTGAAGCAAGCTCATGACATCCTGCCAA AGCTGGTGATCGGTCAGGTGAAAAGTTTGCAGAACAAAGAGGAAGTCTGCACTGCCATACGCTCAGCAGTAATGAGTAAACAGTATGGTAATGAAGACTTCCTGGCCAATATCATCACAAACGCTTGTG tgtctGTCTTGCCTGCGAAGACCAACTTCAGCGTGGACAATGTGAGAGTGATCAAGATCTTGGGCTCAGGGTTGCTGCAGAGCGAGGTCATTCAGGGCATGATGTTCAAGCGTCAGGTGGAAGGGgacatcaccaaggtggagaaAGCCAAGATCATCGTCTTTACCTGCCCCTTGGACTCCATGCAGACAGAAACCAAG GGTACTGTTTTGATAAAGAATGCAGAGGAGCTGATGTCTTTTACCAAAGGAGAGGAAGATATGATGGAACAG CAAATCAAGGGTATCACAGATGCTGGCGTGAAAGTCATTGTGACAGGAGGCAAAGTGGGTGACCTTGCACAGCACTATTGCAACAAGTACAAGATCATGGTCATCCGCTTGCTGTCCAAGTGGGATGTGAGAAGGCTTTGCAAATCCATTGGGGCAACACCACTCCCTAAGATT ACTACCCCAAGAACAGAAGAGTGCGGTCATTGTGATTTAGTCTATGTTGATGAAATCGGCGAAACACCAGTTGTGATCTTCAAACAAG CCAAGGAGGAGAGCCCCATTGCCACTGTGGTTGTCCGCGGCTCCACCGACAACATCATGGACGACATTGAGCGAGCCCTGGATGATGGCGTCAACACCTTCAAGGCTCTCACCAAG gACGATCGCTTGGTGGCAGGGGCAGGAGCGACAGAGATAGAACTGGCCAAACAGATCACCAGCTATGGAGAG AGTTTACCAGGCCTTGAACAGTATGCAGTAAAGAAGTTTGCAGAGTCACTGGAAATGCTGCCTCGTGCACTAGCAGAGAACTCCGGCATGAAG GCCACAGAAGTCCTGTCCAAGCTGTATGCAGCTCACCAGGAGGGCAAGAAGACATTCGGTGTTGACATAGAG AACACTGGAGCTGTGATTGATGCCAAAGAAGCCAAGATCGTGGACCTCTACATCAGCAAGTACTGGGCCCTCAAGTTTGCCTCGTCTGCTGCCTGCACCGTTCTCAGGGTTGATCAG ATCATCATGGCTAAACCGGCAGGCGGACCGAAGGCCAAGCAGAATAAAGACTGGGATGAAGACTAG